The genomic segment GGGCACCACGCCGGCCAACTCCATCCTCTACGAGATCGGCGACACGGGCCTCAGCACCGACGTCACCGAGAGCTTCGCGCTCGACGAGGGGAGCACCACGCGGGGCACGGTGGAGGTACCGCTCCGCGAGATCGAGGCGGGAAACTACACGCTCCGCATGACCGCGAGCGACATGCTCAGCAACGGAGGTAGCTCGGAGATCTCCTTCGAGGTCGTGCCCGGCGGCGACGCCGACATCGGGAATCATGCGCCCGTGCCGAATCCCTTCCGTACGTCGACCCGTTTCGTGGTCGACGTGGTCAGCCCGAGTGGCCTTCCGGCCGATCTCGAGATCGACATCCGCGCCCTCGACGGGTCACCGGTGCGCACACTGCGCATGCGCCTGGATGGGGGCGGGGGGCGCGCCGTCGTCGAGTGGGACGGCCGCGATCGCCGCGGTGACGAGATCGCCAACGGAACGTACCTCTACATCGTGCGCGCGCGCTTCGCGACCGAACCGCCGGTGACCGAGACGAGCACTGGCCGTGTCGTTCTCATGCGTTGAGCGCGTGTGCCGAGGAACCCGATCCCGAACGACCCCGACACCCGACCATTCTTGCAGGAGGACCACACACCATGCACCGCCACCGCAGACTCGGATCGATCCTGCTCGGATCGCTCCTCGTGTTCGCGGCCACGGAGGCCGCCGCGGTCAGCCAGAGCACCGCGATCAGCCTGACCTTCCCGATCGGGGCGCAGTACAGCGCGCTCGGCGAGGCGGGCACCGCCGTGAATCGTGACGTGACCGCCCAGTGGTGGAACCTCGGTGGTTTCGCCTTCGCCGCCGACGAGGGACGGACCCTGCACGGGCACGTCATGTACAGCCGCCTCGTCCCCGATCTGGCCGACGACGTCGCCCTGTACTGGATGGGTGGTGCCGCCTACGTCGAGGGCTGGGGCATGCTCGGTGCATCGCTCACGTTCCTCGATCAGGGCGAACAGATCCAGACGGGTCTCGACGGCACGGCCGGCGACACCTTCAGCTCGTCCGAATGGGCCCTCCAGGGCTCGTACGGTGTGAAGTTCGCCCCGAACATCGGTGTGGGCATCGGCGTGAAGTACGTGCGCATCGACCTCGCGCCGGGCAGTGTGCTGGCCGACCAGGGCGCCAGCGGCAACGGCTCGAGTTGGGCCGCCGATCTCGGCGTGCTGTGGGACGTGACCGACGACGTGCATCTCGGGGGCACGCTCACCAACCTCGGTGGCGACGTGACCTTCGTCGACGAGCAGCAGGCCGACCCCCTGCCGACCAACTACCGCCTGGGCTTCGGCTGGGACGTGTTGAAGACCACACAGAGCCGTCTGACGGTCATCTATGACTACATGGACATGC from the Candidatus Krumholzibacteriia bacterium genome contains:
- a CDS encoding PorV/PorQ family protein gives rise to the protein MHRHRRLGSILLGSLLVFAATEAAAVSQSTAISLTFPIGAQYSALGEAGTAVNRDVTAQWWNLGGFAFAADEGRTLHGHVMYSRLVPDLADDVALYWMGGAAYVEGWGMLGASLTFLDQGEQIQTGLDGTAGDTFSSSEWALQGSYGVKFAPNIGVGIGVKYVRIDLAPGSVLADQGASGNGSSWAADLGVLWDVTDDVHLGGTLTNLGGDVTFVDEQQADPLPTNYRLGFGWDVLKTTQSRLTVIYDYMDMLVDGDETVVHGGGVEWTYAQLLSVRGGYKYDDEGDIKDITWGFGFDLEQAIGTPLVFDYARVPQAQDLEQVNRFSLGMRW